The sequence TTTACATGCTTTAAATAGGACCCTTAGGATAGAAATTATTAtgcaataaaattattccatgTAACTCTGCATTAACCTTTGTATACAGGTATCTCTGTTTGCTGTTACCGTATCATTCATTAGACTTAATTAGGATAAAGCAGTATTAAGAACCTTGCTCCCCTTTCTTCTAACAGTCAGAAAATTTTAAACGTCTCTTCTAGGATGGTTTTGATTTGGATTCAAATACCAACAGAGAGCAGACCCTCTCTCTAAATGGAGACTCTGACGAGTGGATAGACTTTTCCAAAATGTGCAATTCAAATCAAGAATATTACTTGAAGCTAGAAGAGTTGAAGAATGCCCACTTGGAGACCATGGCAAAATTAGAAAGTATGTATCGGaataaactatatttaaaaGGAGTACAACCCTCGGacaagaaaaatgctgcttctgacaTGGGTCGTAGGTAAGGATGGTGGTACTTTTTATCTGAAGATcctcaaatgctttgcagacatctgtaaaacagcaggtttttttctggggcTGGGAAGTGTTACTTTCCCCATTTCCTATGAGCAGATAATCACAGAAAAGTTAGTTTTAATACTAAAAACGCTTATTCACCTTGCTAACGGACTGTGAGACTTACAAGTGTGCGTGCAGCAGCGACTGGGCAACGTGTTTAGTAAAGCGCGGTGCCTTTCCCTAAGAAGTGCTGACTTGTTCACAATCAGCACTTACTTAAAACTATGATCTGGTGTGAGTGCCCAAtgtgcttctcttttcccttctcttccccctctcttcttccccaccagtgctgttaattttttttctaatgatgATACCATAAAGTGGAAGTTAGTGGCTTTGCATCAGTGTTGGACTGGActcaaaacaacttttttttccttttttaaaggctAGCTTGGGAGAAGAGCTTGTATCAGCCTCTAACTTTGCACAAATCCTTTTCAGACTCTGACTTAAGTGATCCCTTAGGCTCAAGTATATCTGATGGGTCTGACAGAGAATTAGCGTTTGAAGAAAATAGCAGTGAAACTGGATCATCTGCATTTGCTAAGGAACGGATTGAAAAAATGTGGGAGGGGTTCTCTGTGGAAGACTACATCTCCCGCACCAAACACAGCTTACCAAGCTCACCAGCCTTCAGAATGATAcggaagaaacagaaagcatggTCACCAAAAGTTACTGTGCCCAAGCCTTTCCAGATGACTATTAGAgaagctagaaaaaaagaacagaatgtCAAATCAAAGTCACagactgaaatggaaaataacttaTTGAAGAAGCAACTAGAGGAAGAAGCAGAGTGTCAGAAAAAATTCCGAGCCAATccagtgcctgctgctgtcTTCCTTCCGCTGTACCATGAAATCGTGCAACGAAACGAAGAACGCAGGAGGTCTgtgaaagagagaagcaaaCTCAAGCTCTTGGCTTCTCAGAAGCCATTTAAATTCATTGAACGAGAGAAGCAAAGGAACGAAATTAGGAAAATGCAATTAAGAGACCTTTCCgcacctgaaaagaaaacaaaactgttcaaagcaaaaccagttcCTAAGTGTGTTTATAGTCCAGCTGTTAACAACAAGCTAAAGGAGGAAGAGCTCTACAGAGAAATCAGGATCAGAATGAGAGCTGAAGAGTTGCTACGTAATTCATCTCTACCCAACAGCAGACTGGCCTTAAAAGATAccaataaaaagaagaaacacaagtGCATTGAACCAAAGGAAACAGAACATAAGCCTAAGATCAAATCAAACGTTCCAGATTTTGATCTGCTACACCAGAAATTTCAGACATGGCTCCTGCAACAAAAACAAGTGAAACACCTTACAGTCTGTGAACCTTTCGATCTTCGTACGCCCTATATTCCCTCAAACAAGGGGAAGATTTTGAAGGACATTCAAGAGGATGaagaaaagttgaaagaaaCACGCTGGCCGTATGCCTCTCCAAGACGTAAACCTCAAATGAGACATTCCAGTGCAAATTCACATCTCTCAGGATGTGGAGAATCTAAATCaccaaaaatcacagaatctaCAAGACGACGGCTACAAGCCATAAGGTGACTACTTTAGTGCTGctctatattttatatatactttaaGAGTagatttcttttgtatttctacAGATGTAGTCCTTCCGTGCAGTGAATATAGGACTTAATACATTCATATAAGGACTTAATTATAATAGAAAACTTAAAGGACTTAATTATAatagaaaacttaaaatatttaaatataggACTTCATTAGTATTTATCATTGTTAAAGAAACATGGTGCATTTTTCTCAGAACCTCCATAGGAAAGGGACAAATGACTGCTGTTTCCCAGGATATGCCTGGGAAACCCTGTTATCaccctgtttttctcttttgaatctCCTTTGCCAAAGCTTCCTTTGAAGTCTTGCTcttgatttaaaatgaattcagccttagtttatttttccaccCAGGAATTCActtgaggaaaagagaaagctggaagaacaacaaaaaaggaacagaacaaagcagaaacaaagaacGAAAAAACTCCAGAAAATTGTAACAACTCGGGCTGAGGCCAATGACCCACATCAGAGCCTAGCTCAGATGTctaaatccaaattaaaaacattcagGTATTTTGTTGCATTCCCCTGAATCCTGAACCTCTGGTTCTGCCTTGTATGTTAAACAAACATACAATGTAAAAAATAGCATAGTCTAAGTTTACATAATTACATGTTTGATAAATTATACACTGTACAAGCAGCTAGTAAAAAAAAGTGGCCAAATTTAGTATTTCAACTGGGAAATTGTTGCCTGTTCTAATGATTTTGATCTGTATGTTCCACCTTATAGTATTATAGATCAGCTAACAGGAGATTCCTGTGTTTTCTCAATTGACTTATCAACTAAAgaggaaa comes from Ciconia boyciana chromosome 3, ASM3463844v1, whole genome shotgun sequence and encodes:
- the FAM161A gene encoding protein FAM161A isoform X3; this translates as MCNSNQEYYLKLEELKNAHLETMAKLESMYRNKLYLKGVQPSDKKNAASDMGRRLAWEKSLYQPLTLHKSFSDSDLSDPLGSSISDGSDRELAFEENSSETGSSAFAKERIEKMWEGFSVEDYISRTKHSLPSSPAFRMIRKKQKAWSPKVTVPKPFQMTIREARKKEQNVKSKSQTEMENNLLKKQLEEEAECQKKFRANPVPAAVFLPLYHEIVQRNEERRRSVKERSKLKLLASQKPFKFIEREKQRNEIRKMQLRDLSAPEKKTKLFKAKPVPKCVYSPAVNNKLKEEELYREIRIRMRAEELLRNSSLPNSRLALKDTNKKKKHKCIEPKETEHKPKIKSNVPDFDLLHQKFQTWLLQQKQVKHLTVCEPFDLRTPYIPSNKGKILKDIQEDEEKLKETRWPYASPRRKPQMRHSSANSHLSGCGESKSPKITESTRRRLQAIRNSLEEKRKLEEQQKRNRTKQKQRTKKLQKIVTTRAEANDPHQSLAQMSKSKLKTFRNYEKQRMQEYLQELQEMEERVNERPLLFERVTQKNARIAAEKHYSNRLRALGICPEFVSKKGQTTKLPQCSSAEDFNNSTDARERVIKDKVKERESFEEAADSSPQSEQSHEEEEEEGEKRKGVKTSTRDGQSSELADEEEARASPYAPQPCHAEEAGSSSASEQHREEDEEEEEEAKAGLSLGHSQEEEEDDQSRPSSRSDQSLEREEESQSDPEAEGAFRYEDEEYENDDSEEKPSNDEAD
- the FAM161A gene encoding protein FAM161A isoform X2, encoding MAAAHRAARLAASCLRTPLDPRTRAPAALYERGPPPAAAQDGFDLDSNTNREQTLSLNGDSDEWIDFSKMCNSNQEYYLKLEELKNAHLETMAKLESMYRNKLYLKGVQPSDKKNAASDMGRRLAWEKSLYQPLTLHKSFSDSDLSDPLGSSISDGSDRELAFEENSSETGSSAFAKERIEKMWEGFSVEDYISRTKHSLPSSPAFRMIRKKQKAWSPKVTVPKPFQMTIREARKKEQNVKSKSQTEMENNLLKKQLEEEAECQKKFRANPVPAAVFLPLYHEIVQRNEERRRSVKERSKLKLLASQKPFKFIEREKQRNEIRKMQLRDLSAPEKKTKLFKAKPVPKCVYSPAVNNKLKEEELYREIRIRMRAEELLRNSSLPNSRLALKDTNKKKKHKCIEPKETEHKPKIKSNVPDFDLLHQKFQTWLLQQKQVKHLTVCEPFDLRTPYIPSNKGKILKDIQEDEEKLKETRWPYASPRRKPQMRHSSANSHLSGCGESKSPKITESTRRRLQAIRNYEKQRMQEYLQELQEMEERVNERPLLFERVTQKNARIAAEKHYSNRLRALGICPEFVSKKGQTTKLPQCSSAEDFNNSTDARERVIKDKVKERESFEEAADSSPQSEQSHEEEEEEGEKRKGVKTSTRDGQSSELADEEEARASPYAPQPCHAEEAGSSSASEQHREEDEEEEEEAKAGLSLGHSQEEEEDDQSRPSSRSDQSLEREEESQSDPEAEGAFRYEDEEYENDDSEEKPSNDEAD
- the FAM161A gene encoding protein FAM161A isoform X4, which translates into the protein MLLLTWVVDSDLSDPLGSSISDGSDRELAFEENSSETGSSAFAKERIEKMWEGFSVEDYISRTKHSLPSSPAFRMIRKKQKAWSPKVTVPKPFQMTIREARKKEQNVKSKSQTEMENNLLKKQLEEEAECQKKFRANPVPAAVFLPLYHEIVQRNEERRRSVKERSKLKLLASQKPFKFIEREKQRNEIRKMQLRDLSAPEKKTKLFKAKPVPKCVYSPAVNNKLKEEELYREIRIRMRAEELLRNSSLPNSRLALKDTNKKKKHKCIEPKETEHKPKIKSNVPDFDLLHQKFQTWLLQQKQVKHLTVCEPFDLRTPYIPSNKGKILKDIQEDEEKLKETRWPYASPRRKPQMRHSSANSHLSGCGESKSPKITESTRRRLQAIRNSLEEKRKLEEQQKRNRTKQKQRTKKLQKIVTTRAEANDPHQSLAQMSKSKLKTFRNYEKQRMQEYLQELQEMEERVNERPLLFERVTQKNARIAAEKHYSNRLRALGICPEFVSKKGQTTKLPQCSSAEDFNNSTDARERVIKDKVKERESFEEAADSSPQSEQSHEEEEEEGEKRKGVKTSTRDGQSSELADEEEARASPYAPQPCHAEEAGSSSASEQHREEDEEEEEEAKAGLSLGHSQEEEEDDQSRPSSRSDQSLEREEESQSDPEAEGAFRYEDEEYENDDSEEKPSNDEAD
- the FAM161A gene encoding protein FAM161A isoform X1; its protein translation is MAAAHRAARLAASCLRTPLDPRTRAPAALYERGPPPAAAQDGFDLDSNTNREQTLSLNGDSDEWIDFSKMCNSNQEYYLKLEELKNAHLETMAKLESMYRNKLYLKGVQPSDKKNAASDMGRRLAWEKSLYQPLTLHKSFSDSDLSDPLGSSISDGSDRELAFEENSSETGSSAFAKERIEKMWEGFSVEDYISRTKHSLPSSPAFRMIRKKQKAWSPKVTVPKPFQMTIREARKKEQNVKSKSQTEMENNLLKKQLEEEAECQKKFRANPVPAAVFLPLYHEIVQRNEERRRSVKERSKLKLLASQKPFKFIEREKQRNEIRKMQLRDLSAPEKKTKLFKAKPVPKCVYSPAVNNKLKEEELYREIRIRMRAEELLRNSSLPNSRLALKDTNKKKKHKCIEPKETEHKPKIKSNVPDFDLLHQKFQTWLLQQKQVKHLTVCEPFDLRTPYIPSNKGKILKDIQEDEEKLKETRWPYASPRRKPQMRHSSANSHLSGCGESKSPKITESTRRRLQAIRNSLEEKRKLEEQQKRNRTKQKQRTKKLQKIVTTRAEANDPHQSLAQMSKSKLKTFRNYEKQRMQEYLQELQEMEERVNERPLLFERVTQKNARIAAEKHYSNRLRALGICPEFVSKKGQTTKLPQCSSAEDFNNSTDARERVIKDKVKERESFEEAADSSPQSEQSHEEEEEEGEKRKGVKTSTRDGQSSELADEEEARASPYAPQPCHAEEAGSSSASEQHREEDEEEEEEAKAGLSLGHSQEEEEDDQSRPSSRSDQSLEREEESQSDPEAEGAFRYEDEEYENDDSEEKPSNDEAD